The DNA window AAACTCCAGGTCTGCAGACACACCCTCCTCGATGTGACTGCAGCTGCAAGCTGTGcccaaaatgtaaatgaatggGGCAGTTGTTTTTCCACACATAGTAAGTGTCAGAGTGTTCCTTTACCTTTTGTTTGATCTTGTGTGTTTGATTGTGTCTGAGCTGTGTCAAGTGTGGCACAGCATTTTGTTGGCACAATTTGGCAATGTGCAAACATGAACCATTGTTCCCCTTCTTTTTCTAATCTCTTAGATAACACTAAACTATGTTTTCCATACTCCAATATAACAAACTATTCCCAACACTACTCTCTCAAACTGTTACTGGCATTCCCAGCATTATTGTCCCGCAACAAGTAACGTCTTCTGAGTTTCCAGAACAAGACTTTTCCTTGAGTCAGACTTAGACACAGTAACAGACTGGATCAAGCGAGCAgtaaagagacacttcagaCATTCATGATAAAAATCTGAGCCTGTTTGTGGGAAAAATAAGCACTTATAATGGATGTAAAGTGATGGTGCACAATTTCCGCATCTGATTACATGGCCGTTGTGTacctgctggctgcagcccttTCTCTCAATAttggatcagttttaaaaattgttgttcacatcaatcacttagacacaaaatgatgggaaaatagggttcaTGTTGAAAAATGCTGAAGTTGCCTTTTAAAGGAAAGAATCTTAACATAaattatatacatttattttccgtaaccgcttatcctgtcgggggttgcgggggggctggagcctatcccagctgacatttggcGAGAGGTCAGGAACACCccggacaggtcgccagactatcacagggctgacacatagagacagacaaccattcacactcacattcacacctacggccaatttagagtcaccaagtaacctgcatgtctttggactgtgggaggaagctggagtaccctgagaaaacccacgctgacacggggagaacatgcaaacttttACACAAAATGTATCCCCCACCCCGGGGTTCTAACCAGGtgccttcttgctgtgaggtgacaatgctaaccactgcaccgtCTGCCTGCCTCATAAATAACCACTGTTAACCTACATGTCAAGTAGGCCTACATAGATTGTCAGTAAGATTGTGAAGAATCGAAAGTCTGAAAAGTTGATAAATGCTAAAATATGCAgacatttatttgcattttaaggTGAATCACTTGCAGATATctacatttaaaatgtggagCTTCTGTATACACTCAGCAATTTCTTTGAAGCCCATTCTTGCTTGTGCAGGAGTTGGCAATGAAAATGTCTTCCTGTTGGATTACTTCACAGGTCTTTAATATAATAAGTTAACTTCATTCCAAATCCATTAATACAATTACAAAGCCAGAACTTTACACAGACCTTTAAGTCTTTTTGAAGTTGCTTCTACATTGCTACTCACCCAGCTTGTTGAGGCTCTTTTCAATCCTGTCCAGTTTCCTCTCCACGACCTCTTGATCTGTGACTCCTTCTGGAAAAGATTTGTCCGTTCTCCAACTCATGATCGTGTAAATGATGTTCAGAACAAGTAAAAAGGCTCCAATTATTCCAGCTTTTCGCACGTATGTCTTCATTGTGTTTTCTCACACCGGATCACTTAAGTGTCATTCTGTCCTGTACGCCTGCAGCTTTACAGCTCAAATTGAACAATAAATCACATCTTATCTTAAGTTAGTTTTCTTATGGCAAACACATGGCCCATCCCACATGAGATTACAAGACACTACcattttacaaaacacacatcTTCCATTAATACATAGGCTAAAAAGCAGAACAAGAGCGAAAAACGAAATCTCTCCCAGGCAAGTACCCAGCTCTGAATGTTTCATATGTGAACAGCCAACTCAGTCTTTGTGCAGCATTCGTATTTACAAATGATTTTATCTTATAAAGTATCTCAAAGATAACATTCCCAGCCATATGCACGTTAAATGACTTTCAATTTAGAGTTGTTTAAAATCAACAAAAGAGCACAACTGAGTGCGGCCGACCTGAGAACAGTCAACAAACTGCTTTTAAGAGAAACTACAAAAGGTGTAAGGCTGTAGAGGTGGACTAACCCTATCAAGCTGACAATGTAATAAAGTTTTCAAAGTACATGTCACATATTTACAAAGCACATTCAGTCTCTTCTGATGTGAGCATGCTTTATGGTTTTACAGCATGTAGTATCTTTGGCGCCAATGGCAGCCTTGATTCTACATGGGGCAGTCTTTATTACTTGTTCTGTAAAGTATATTACTGGAACTATCATTGCACACTGAATACATATTACACATGGATTATGGTCCTATCTGTCAtctctgttctgtgtttatttatgtaaTAATCTTTTCCCAGGTAGCAGTTTTCCTGCAACCTGCAGCCGGGTTTAGTATCACTGATACATGACACACACCTTCAGCCTTTGTGGTAGggattgtgtgtttctgtgtgttctgTAAATGTCCATTGGGGTGAACATGAAGAACAGGGGAACCCTTTCTGGGTGCATTTCATCATGCTAACCTATCACCTTGCATCCTTCACTCTCTTCCCTTCCTTGCAGCTCACTGCCATGAGAGATGCAAGCGGGACGAGAAGTGAGGACAGAGGAGCTGACATCAGTTACTTATGACGTATGTATCTCTGGCAAGTGGTCTGGTGCGAATGTCCGCAGAGCCACTTATTTAAAAACAATCTCAAAACCTTACAGTATCCTTAGAGATAGCCTATAGGTCTATAGGAGTGTGACATAATAAGAGGCCTTCATCCACTTACATATGTCAACTTTTTAACAGAACTGATTAGTATTACGGGTGAATATAACCTTGAGTCACTTTTATACCGTTTTATGGTTCTTTGCTATATTTCTATGACAAAAATATGTTGCCAAGTAAAAATAATTTAGAAACTTTGAACCTTCAGACACAGCAAGAACCCCAGCCTCGCTCTGATGACATGTTCAGgtcttgtttatttgtttttaaatagtcAAATCCATTTATCAGTTCAGTTATTGATTCATTAAATCAAAAATGTAACCTTTTGCGCTTCATCAATAAAGATCATCCAACTTTCCTTCCATGCTGTCCCTGTTCTTTTGTCGCATGTTTCCTTGGCGCCATATTGTTTACAATGGGCGTATGTGTATAACAGTTATGGCTGATTCTGGACTATTGTGGCTTATATGGACTCACTGCAtcatctttattattttttaagtgaCAAAAATTACTATAAATGTTTGTAGTATAACAGGGTGGTGCACAATAGCATAAGCCATGATTTTATGTCACCAGGTAGCCTAAAAACATGCTGGTTTCACTTcagaaaaatgatttaatacATTACCTACTCACCCAAATCCCCTTcccataaaaaataaagtgtattgtgaaaatattttcattatgaGTCAAACAATTAACAAAATGCAACATGCTATAACCAATTTTGTTGATATACACTTATTGcttcagctgcagcactctTACTACCAACATGCAACGTCTTTCCTCCAAGTGCTGGGACCAGTGGATTTATGAATCTTTGCTCTCATACTACTTATCTCTGACcaataaaaatgattgtttCATGTAAAGCACATTTATATTAACAATGTTAGTTAACATGTTTGGTGACTGGCTAGAGCCACAGATGTATGACCTTAGTTGTCCCGTTTTACCTCATGTTCCAAATTACCTGACTTCCCTGTTACTGTTATCACACTTTGCCATCTCTCAGCCAATCGGGATGCCACTGCAATTTTTTATATCTGCTCTTTCTTGTGCTACTGTCAGCCATaattttaggcagaatcttcGCACCCTACTCCACCCTggtcacctccagccatcgtatccagagtccagggcAAGCTCTCAAAGACTccttcctctactcatccagatcatcggcacttctccatcttcctctcatctcatcttcaccacttctaccaccaccagtgtctgggtTCCCTATTCAACTATGGATTcttcaccctccttaaatcaaaccatctctacggggtctaatcgccaaagactttccacattcttATTCATTTGTTCacattaataaatattcttttatcATAAAAACGTGTCTCCTGATTTAATTATCTGTAGATCACTATACATGACACTTCAAAGTAAGCACTGTGAGTGAATGCACATATAAGTCACATAACCCCAATAAAATCTCTCTGTAACCCTTGGGGAGTGCCATAGTCATGCCACTTCTGTGTAGGATACACCTGGGTTTCCTCATTCAAAGCTTCTCCACaggcctcctctctcctcaagTGCATTTAACGGATTGGAAGCTTCTCTATGATGGCAGAGAGGGAACCATTTCCATGTcacaggagaggagaagaggagaagaggcgAGGAGGGATAAGTTAGAAAGATGTAAAAGGACTCTCTGTATCAGCTCTGTAAGGTTAAAATCATATCTAATGAAAACAACATGGCACAAATAAGAACAACACTCAACACTTAGaggatatttttttatttatgtacagAATATAATTAAAGACCAAACAATCAGAGGTATTAACATCCCCTGGCTTCCCTGGTGCCATTTGTAGTTTAATAGTTGACGGTCTTGGCTGGCTTTGCCTCATCCAAGTCGGCTTCAAGGTAACGGAATCCACGATGGCGACGCAGGATCTCGATTGCCTTTTGTTCTACAGTGGTAGGAGTGATACCGAGGTCTTCCAGACCAGGAAGTCCTGGGTACTTCATGTCTGTTTCGTGAAACTGGAAAAGAAAAGCACAGTATAGATTTAGTGTTAGCTAATGAGGCTCCACAGGTGGTGGGACAATTTTCAAAACCTCAAGTTTTAAGTTACACCAACAGTCTTGGGTGTCTTACCCTGTCGACTTTGTCTGGGCTGGTCCAGGGGTCAAATGGGTTCATTGTGAAAAACCGAGCAGCAAGGCTgatgagaaaaacagaaatgaagacATTATTTTACAATGGTATAGAACAACTGCACACAAGAGATCCATGTAGAGGTTTTCATCATGCATTAATACTATTGCACACATGcaattaaaggtatactattcATAAACTGTCGGGGTACTGTTAGCACACACGCTCACCAGTAAATTGGTTGGGTTTGGTGTGTTTGATTGTTTGAGTAACTTACATAAAACATACCTTGtttctgtaacaaaaaaaaaaaaaaagttaaaaaaaacccagacatgtaaagcacttaCTGATAGAGCGGGCGGGGCATGGGGTAGGGCACGAAAGGTCTGTGCGCCACAGCGTAGATGTACTCTACCAGGTCATGAAGGAGGTAACGGTTGGGACTAGACAACAAGaaaacaggacaaaaacagTTTATGAAGCAGAGTCCTCATCATGTGGATGTGTGCTCACATGTGATACAAAGACAGAACATGAACCACAGACCAACATGTATTGACACAAGGCTTCCTGTCTTTAACAGACTACTTCTGTGCAGGCACTGCATGCAAACaaggggcctcattcaccaatATCTTCCTTAAATTTGTTCTTCTTCTTAAGAAAAGTCAGACAGATTCACGATGTGTTCTTGAGCGGCGGAATTGTTGGCACCTGTGTTCTTAACATAATGAATCCCATTGTCCTTGTAAGTGACAGTGCATGTCGGTTGATCCTAATTAGCATAGGTAAACGCCTGCAAATCCCCATAGAAGGACATGAGACTGCAGGGCCGTGTGAACACAGGGAGACTGGAGAAGTAAAGTTTAGAGAAACGAGAATTCTAAAGAGGGTGGAATACTGGACTTCTGTTTAAGTGGAGGTGCCTCTGCAGAAAGAACACCAGGCTAATGAGCTGTCATATCTACTAGTGTCAGGAGTGGATATTTCATGAAACAAACCAATGCATGGGATGCTAAAAATGTGTAAGATAAGTAAATGCTGGTGAATATCAGAACCTTCCTGGGTTTTAAGAATAAAATTCTTCTTACTAAAGGTTGGTGAATGAGGTCCAAGGTCTCTAACTTTTACTTAAAGTCATCCCTGTCTTTAAATCGCACCCATGACTTCATCAGAACACTTTCTTGCTCAGTACAAATTATGGCTGATTGATCTGCTATAAATTAAAGACAACACAGTATTTGTGCTTTACATTATCACTGGTATTAACAATTCAGTATTTCAGCTGGACTCCTTGGCACAGATTTTCAAACAAATGATCTGGATGCTGATCACCTACCCAACTAATGCATATGTCTTTCCATTAGCATCAGGGTCCCTGACGGCATTGATGATGGCCTTGGCCACATCCACCACCTGAGGGAGGAAAGAGATGGTTTAGTTGGGCTCATTTCATAAGCACACTCAGCGAGTAGGATTTTCAATGTGTATTATTTCCTTTagacaaaatgtgacaagtgtaaaaatggaaaatattggAAACCCAAGTTAATCAGACAATTTGTTTAAAAGTACACTGTGATTGGACATTATCTGCTGTAAGAACGCTTATAGCTAGTCATTTGACTGGTGACACAAAATTGAAGTATGACTCTGATGTCAGCAAACAAGTTTTAGGATTGGCAACAGGACTATTCTGCAGGCACAAATCCAAGAAACATCTCACAACAATCCCGTTGTCAAATGCCAGCACAACCTTCAGTTGGGCCACTAACACAGAATCAGCAGAATGGCTTCATTGTAAATAATCTCACTCGGTGACAGAATGTAATTACAagccacacacaaacattatttCTGGAAGTTTAGATTGAATACAAGTGAACACGTTAAAAATAGCTGCTTCCTTTCAACAAACTTACATAAACAGGCTGCTTCACAGTCTTCTTCCCCAGGGATATGAGTGGAACAGCGTTGCCAAACCAGCGCATGTCTGAAAAGGATTAAAGCCCCGCATTAAATATTCACCGGATAGCTGGCTCTCTGTTAGTACCAAGGGGAACATTTTCAACATTGCTGAACACTGAAGCAGTCAAAACTATAGCAATAGCTCCACTTGTGCCTGTAGAATTTGATGTAGAGGCAACATTGCCTTTTATATTCGGCAAAAGTAAAACTGGAGTGTCTGTGACAGAGCACCAAAAAGAGTCGAGCAACATTCACAAACATAACCTAATGTGTCACATTCCTGTCATTTAGAGTTGGCTGGTGGATTACTGACTGCGACTGCTTTCACAGTCTCTTTCACTGACTACATTTGCATAACGAATGTTCTTTCGAATATGCGAATATGACAATAGTCAATATATAAGTCATTTTCCCATTAAGATGTGGGATATGCCAATATTACTCAGGCTTCAGGAGCatttttggacatgtatacagtgcATTAGAAACATGCGTCTAAAATGGGATttttaccacacacacatggcctcttgcctgtttacagtcagctctaTGTGTTGTCATGGACACGTTTTACAAAAACCAAtgagccaacagtttgcaaggctgtggGGTACAGATGCATGCCCAGAAGAAAACTCCACATTTCTAGTTGGAAGGAGAAACAATCCTACTTTTAAACATAATGAGAGACTTGAGTATCAACAAGTTTTTTGATATGCACAAATATCGCCGCAGTGaacttttcaagaaggtggctgaaggaatgaaagagggaggctgtgtggGCCACcagattaataaaaaaaaatattttgacacaaagaagcaaaatggcagGAGCCGTTCCAGCTGTTTCACTGtaacatattttgatgtgataaaaGACATGTTTGGGCACATTAATCAGAGTATACACTGCTGCATGTCAACAGGAATACTAATCAAacattagggatgtcccgatcctgTATCAGCTCCgatcacattatttttacaaaatcggaattggtaataaaagatcggaggaatcaaaacaacaaaaacggCCAGGTTTTTTTatctatgttgttcattgttgcctcCGCTTTCCAATGTATAAAGATATAGGCCTTTTGTTTGctgaagacaagaagaaaatattgaatttgtttacattttgtgctgctgaaccaccaataagctttttggatactatttaaataaaaaacaaaccttatgggacaacttggatgcattctttttattctttcttaacgctttgcaaagtatcggatcggaccctgtttcaaaataaaggactcggtATCGGATCagatgcaagaaaaaaaatgtgactgGGACATCCCtatcaaatattcattttcattttttgcgGAATCAGGGCAAAAAGTATTTTGTGCATGAAAAAATAGTCActgacacaaacagctgtcttACTTGCATAATAGTTGAAGAATCTGTCCTCCCTCCCAAAGATCTCAGAGGGCTTCATGATGATGGCTTCAGGAAACTCATCTCTCACTGCTGTCTCTCCTACAGCCTATAACAAAAGAACATTATACACAATGATCAACTACATTCATACAAGTTAACCTTCACTGGCTTAAAGGCGTGTACACTGTACAACAGAAACACAGTTACACTAGTTTGACTGAGTAGAAGACATGTGCAGTATGTGGAGAAACAGCCGTCGTTACCTTGTTCCTCAGGTATTTGGACGGGCTACGTATGTCGGCGTTGAGGTGAGACATGTGGACAAATTTTGTGATGCCAGCCTCTCTGGCTGCCCTGGCAATCTGCTGAGGGATGGACACGAAGACATCCTCGAAGTGATAGTTCCTTTacaccaaaagaaaagaaatattaTACACTTTGCACACCCGTTCAGCAATGTCCTCCAATATTCATCTATACCTCATCTTAACGCCAAATCAAAGCTTTATTTTATGTGAACAAcatcatataaaaaaatcatttttccaGTCTTCACATACTTCGTCTCCCACTCTCTGCCCACTAGGTTGATGACAACATTAGAGTGCTCCAAAGCCCGTTTGATGGATTCCTTGTTCCTGGCATCCCACTCCTGCAACAAGATAGGCCAGACACATCTGCATTTTcatatatttcatattattgcattttcatattttttaaaaaaaatattatctattaagcttttttaaaactttttttttccaagaaaaTCCACTGTAAAAATtcgttgtgttttttttaaaaattcaataGATAAAAAATGTTTCCAAAGTCAGTGAGTAATTGTGTTAACTAATCATGATCCCAGTATTTACCAAACTAATCGTGATTATGACTTTTGCAATAATCAAGCCACCCATTATTCATGAGCGCTACAACATTTCTACAAGATGCCTGTTTGTCCATATGTACGCATCTTACCATGAAAAGGATTTGTCCAAGATCGCCCATGGGTCTAAAGTACATGACGTCATACTGGTCACAGCGGTGAGGGAGTACAATCTGAGAACCAATCCGACCTgcagtaaacataaacataatgaTTATGTAGCTCACGTCAACCACTGAGATTCAAAACCACAATCTTCACCACCCTTTTCTGGAGACTGCCTTCTACATCAGTTACTGTCGTGGCTGAAACAGGCTTTTCAGATTCTCCTTGAGCAAACTGCTCTCAAATACAATTGGATCCGTATATCCCATAATTAACTGAATGTAAGTCAAAGTGAGTTGGAGAAAGCGCCGTATGACAACCTCACTACTGCCACTTGACTTATCCAACATATGTAGGAATTTAGTTTCACATAATTTTGTGGCAAGCAGGTTCCATAATCTCTGCTGTGATACTGAcaaccatttaaaataaaataaaggaaatatTAGTGTGCAATAAGCATATCACTGCACATCAGTATTTACACAATATCTGTAACTCACCCAGCCTGTTGACTACGTATCGGCCCAGAAAGCCTGTGGCACCAAACACCGTTGCCGCTATTCCACTGGAGGAGGAGCGTCCTCCTTTCC is part of the Epinephelus lanceolatus isolate andai-2023 chromosome 5, ASM4190304v1, whole genome shotgun sequence genome and encodes:
- the ndufa9a gene encoding NADH dehydrogenase [ubiquinone] 1 alpha subcomplex subunit 9, mitochondrial, which produces MATVAVVSRPVSVLPKITSSCSPAVLSASSVTTVQQRKLHHAVIPKGKGGRSSSSGIAATVFGATGFLGRYVVNRLGRIGSQIVLPHRCDQYDVMYFRPMGDLGQILFMEWDARNKESIKRALEHSNVVINLVGREWETKNYHFEDVFVSIPQQIARAAREAGITKFVHMSHLNADIRSPSKYLRNKAVGETAVRDEFPEAIIMKPSEIFGREDRFFNYYANMRWFGNAVPLISLGKKTVKQPVYVVDVAKAIINAVRDPDANGKTYALVGPNRYLLHDLVEYIYAVAHRPFVPYPMPRPLYHLAARFFTMNPFDPWTSPDKVDRFHETDMKYPGLPGLEDLGITPTTVEQKAIEILRRHRGFRYLEADLDEAKPAKTVNY